GGTGCGCATTGAAGCCGGGCGAGCAGTAGACGGACGCCCCGGCCGACAGCGAGGCCATGACGGCCGCCACGAGACCGTGCACGTGGAAGAGCGGCATGATGTTCAGGCAGCAGTCGGTCGCCGACAGGCCGAGCGACGCCGCGATGGTCTCTGCCGAGGCGCACAGATTGGCGTGCGTCAACGCGACCAGCTTCGGCCGGGCCGTCGTGCCCGAGGTGTGGAGCACGAGCGCCGCATCTGCCGGCACGGGCCGGCGGGTGGGCGCGTCGCTCCGCGCGCTGGCTCCGCAATCGAGATGGAACACGCCGGCTGGATCGCCAGCACGATGCTCGACGAACAGCACGTCCAGGCCCAGGCGCCGCGCGACGCCGCACGCGACGTCGTGCCCGGGCGTCGTGACCAGCGTCTTTGCGCCGAGATCGGTCAGGTAGAACTCGAGTTCGGCCTCCTTGAACGCAGGGTTCAGTGGGGCGACAGCCGTCGCGTCCGAGAGCGCCAGGAACGCCGAGGCCAGCTCCGGGCCGGCGGCCAGCATCAACGCGATGGGAGCGGTGGATTCCACGCTCCGGCGATTCACGATCCCGCGCGTGGTGGCGCCAATGAGCGTCGAGAGGTTCCCGTACGTCAGCGGAGGCCGGCCCTCTGTGCGCAAGGCGACGCGGTCGGCAGGCACGCGAGATACGAGGTCGGACACCAGCACGGGATTCTCCGGGTGGATTCGTTCGACGGTTAAGCGGCTACAATGTACTTGAACCACCGGTCGAGTATCCAGCAAAACGGCGGCTCGAACCGGCCAACGCGGCGCGTGAGCACGCGTTTCGAGGCTCCAGGGCGCGGTCCGTGACGCGGGTACCCGCGTCCCCCTCGCCATTGACGGGTCCAGCATGAAGCTGTCGCTCACGGCGCTGGCGCGCCTGGTCGCTTTCGATGTCGTCCGGGACGGGGAATTTTCGACGCTCGGTTTCCTCTCGATGCCGCGTCCAGGCATCCTCACCTTCGTCGAATCCCGCCGGGTGCTGAAGGCGGTCCGCTCATCCCCTCGTCCCCTCGGGGTCATCACCACGCCCGACATCGCACCGGAGTTGCCTCAGCTCGACGGCGTGGCGCTGGCCGCCAATCCCCGCCGTACGTTCTACGAACTGCACAATCACCTCGCGCGCCATACGGATTTCTACGGGGGCCACGCGCCCACGATCATCGACCCGGCCGCCGACGTCCATCCGACCGCCAGCATCGCCAGCCGGGACGTGCAGATCGGCCCGCGCGCTGTCGTGGGGCCGCACGTCACGATCCTCGGCCGGTGCCGTATCGGCGCCGACGTTGTCCTCCATCCAGGCGTCGTGCTCGGCGCCGAGGGGTTCCAGACGTCGCGGTTCGACGACGGGGTGCTCGACATGGCGCACGCCGGTGGGATCCATATCGGCGACGGCGTCACGGTGCACGCCAACGCAGTGGTGGCCCGCGCGTTGTTCGACGAAGAGACCGTCATCGGCGAGGGGAGCCGCATCGGCAACCTCGCCTTCGTGTCGCACAATGCGCAGATCGGCCGGCACTGCTTCATCGGTCACGGTGCCGTGGTCAATGGCAACGTCGTCATCGGCGAGGACTCGTGGATCGGGCCGGGAAGCACCTTGTGCGACCGCCTGTGCATCGGCGCGGGTGCGCGCATCACCCTCGGGGCGGCCGTCATCCACGATGTGGCGCCGGGGCAGCAGGTGACCGGCAACGTCGCCGTGGAGCACCGCAAGTTCCTGCGGCACATCGCGGCCGTCAATGGGAGGCGCGCCTGATGGGCGCGCCCAGATTGCACCGGTGAACATCCTCATCGCGAACCGTCGACTCACCGATTACAGCGGAACCGAGGTGGTGTCCCGCGACCTGGCGATCGGTCTCAAGGCGCTCGGCCACGCCCCAGTGGTGTGGGCGCCGCGCCTGGGAGGCATCGCCCGCGAAATCCGCGACGCCGGAATCGCGGTGCACGGGGATGTCCGAGCCGTGGGCGATGTGCCCGACGTCATCCACGGCAATCACCCGAAGGTTCTGCTCGAGTCGCTGCTGAGGTTCCCGGGCGTGCCGGCGGTGGCCGTGTGCCACGACGGCAGTTCGGTGAGAGACGAGCCATTTTTCCACCCGCGCATCCTGCGCTACGTGGCGGTGGACGAGCGGTGCCGGCGGCGCATCGAACGCCAGGCTCAGATCCCGCGCGAGCGCATCGAGGTGCACCTGAATGCCATCGATCTCGGACGGTTTCGGCCGCGGGCGATTCTGCCCGAGACGCCGTCTACGGCGCTCGTCTTCAGCAACTACGCCACGACGTCGACGTACCTGCCAGCCCTGCGGAGGGCGTGCCGGAGGGCCGCCATACGCCTCGACGTTCTCGGCGGCGATGACAGCCGGCAGACGCCCCATCCGGAGGCGGTGCTGGGACGCTACGACGTGGTGTTCGCGAAGGCGCGATGCGCGCTCGAGGCGATGGCCGTGGGATGCGCGGTGGTGTTATGCGACTTCGCAGGCCTGGGGCCCCTGGTGACGGCGGCGGCGTTCGACGATCTTCGCGCGAACAACTTCGGCCAGGCGGTGCTGGCGCGGCCGCACACGGCGAGCGGTGTGCTCGCGGAGTTGCGGCGCTACGATGCCGCGGACGCAGCGCGCGTCAGCTCGCGCGTGCGCGAAGAAGCCGGGTGGGACCGCTCACTTCCGCGGTGGGTGAGCCTCTACGAGGATGTGGTGCGCGAGCACGCTCGGGGCGGGCCCGCCCCGGGCGCCGAGCACGCGGCGCTGCTCGACTACCTCCAGAGCTGGAGCTACGAGGCGCGCATGGACTGGGAGCGCGCCCAGATTGCCGGCCTCGCGCGGGTGCCGCTGGTGGGAGCGACGCTGGTGCCACTCGCCAAGTACGTGCTGCGGCAGTGGTCACGCAAATCGTAGCGAATCGACCAGCCGATCTCTTCGGGCTGCACCGTCCTCAGGTCCAGCACCACTGATCGCGGGCCTCGGAATCTCACAGGAAGCCCGGCCCGCCCTTCCGCGGTAACATGGCGCGTCGATGGACCCGCGATGCGACTTCGCCGTGAAGGAGTGACGACCATGTTGACCCGACGTGAATGGATCGCCGTGACCGGCGGTGCAGCCCTGGGCGGGGCGCTGCCAGGCGTGTTGGCACACGCCTCCGCCGATGCGAGCGCGCAGCGCTCGATCCCGGACTACGAACAGCCGCTCTTCGATCTGCCAGGCGCGGTCAAGGACGCGGCCAAGGTCGAATCGATCGAGCTACTGAAACGCGGCACCACCTTCTTCGTCCGCACACGCTCCAAGGACGGCGCCGTCGGCATCGCGCCCACCAAGCAGGTCGAGCCGTTCATCCCCATCTTCAAAGACCTGGTGGCGCCGCACTTCATCGGCAAGGACGCGCGGACCATCGAGTCGTTGATCGACGAAGTGTACCGGGCGAACTACAAGCTGGCCGGCATCCCGTTCTGGTGCCCGGTCGCCTACATCGAGCAAAGCCTGCTCGACATGCTCGGCCGGATCGCCGGCAAGCCCGTGGGAGCACTGCTCGGTGGCGTGGTCCGGAAGGAGATCCCGGTGTATCTGTCCGGGTCCGTGCGCGAGACGACGGCCGAACAGGAAGTCGAAGTCTATGTCCGGGGCGCCGAGCAGACCGGGACGAAGATCGTGAAGTTCAAGATCGGCGGACGCATGAGCCGCAACCTCGACGCGTACCCCGGCCGCACCGACACGCTCATCAGGCTCGCGCGGACCACGTTCGGGTCCGGCATCACGCTCTATGCCGACGCCAACGGGTCGTACAACGCGTCCGCCGCCATCGAAATTGGACGCCAGCTCGAGGCGCTCGGCTACGCGATGTTCGAGGAGCCGTGCCCGTGGGAAGAACTGAGCGAGACACAGCAGGTCGCCAAGGCGCTCAAGATCCCGATTTCCTGCGGCGAGCAGGACTCGAGCCTCTGGCGATTCAAGTGGATGCTGCAGAACGGCGTGATGGCCGTGGTGCAGCCGGACATCAACTACAACGGCGGCCTGATCCGGGCGGCACGCGTGGCGCGGATCGCGCGGACGTTCGGCAGGACCATCGTTCCGCACAACACTCAGACCGGCATCGCCTCGGTGAACATCCTGCAGTTCGCCTCCTGCATTCCGAACATCGGTCCGGCGATGGAGTACTCGTATCGAGAACCGCAGAAGCCGCAGAACTGGTACACGCCGAACTTCATCATCAGGAACGGCCGGCTGCTTGTGCCGGAGGGCCCGGGTCTGGGGATCGAGATCGATCCCGCCTACCTGGCGAAAGCGGAGGTGATGGCGAGGGTCGCGCGATGACGCGTCCAATCCCG
This DNA window, taken from Vicinamibacterales bacterium, encodes the following:
- a CDS encoding DapH/DapD/GlmU-related protein; translated protein: MKLSLTALARLVAFDVVRDGEFSTLGFLSMPRPGILTFVESRRVLKAVRSSPRPLGVITTPDIAPELPQLDGVALAANPRRTFYELHNHLARHTDFYGGHAPTIIDPAADVHPTASIASRDVQIGPRAVVGPHVTILGRCRIGADVVLHPGVVLGAEGFQTSRFDDGVLDMAHAGGIHIGDGVTVHANAVVARALFDEETVIGEGSRIGNLAFVSHNAQIGRHCFIGHGAVVNGNVVIGEDSWIGPGSTLCDRLCIGAGARITLGAAVIHDVAPGQQVTGNVAVEHRKFLRHIAAVNGRRA
- a CDS encoding mandelate racemase/muconate lactonizing enzyme family protein, with product MLTRREWIAVTGGAALGGALPGVLAHASADASAQRSIPDYEQPLFDLPGAVKDAAKVESIELLKRGTTFFVRTRSKDGAVGIAPTKQVEPFIPIFKDLVAPHFIGKDARTIESLIDEVYRANYKLAGIPFWCPVAYIEQSLLDMLGRIAGKPVGALLGGVVRKEIPVYLSGSVRETTAEQEVEVYVRGAEQTGTKIVKFKIGGRMSRNLDAYPGRTDTLIRLARTTFGSGITLYADANGSYNASAAIEIGRQLEALGYAMFEEPCPWEELSETQQVAKALKIPISCGEQDSSLWRFKWMLQNGVMAVVQPDINYNGGLIRAARVARIARTFGRTIVPHNTQTGIASVNILQFASCIPNIGPAMEYSYREPQKPQNWYTPNFIIRNGRLLVPEGPGLGIEIDPAYLAKAEVMARVAR
- a CDS encoding glycosyltransferase; this encodes MNILIANRRLTDYSGTEVVSRDLAIGLKALGHAPVVWAPRLGGIAREIRDAGIAVHGDVRAVGDVPDVIHGNHPKVLLESLLRFPGVPAVAVCHDGSSVRDEPFFHPRILRYVAVDERCRRRIERQAQIPRERIEVHLNAIDLGRFRPRAILPETPSTALVFSNYATTSTYLPALRRACRRAAIRLDVLGGDDSRQTPHPEAVLGRYDVVFAKARCALEAMAVGCAVVLCDFAGLGPLVTAAAFDDLRANNFGQAVLARPHTASGVLAELRRYDAADAARVSSRVREEAGWDRSLPRWVSLYEDVVREHARGGPAPGAEHAALLDYLQSWSYEARMDWERAQIAGLARVPLVGATLVPLAKYVLRQWSRKS